A genomic region of Persephonella marina EX-H1 contains the following coding sequences:
- a CDS encoding DHA2 family efflux MFS transporter permease subunit, giving the protein MEQPPIYERISNFERGLITFIVMSGAFMAILDTTIVDIIVPKITAPLQTDLYGVQWVITAYMIASATMLILSGWLDKNFELRNVYIAGITLFTLSSFACGISTSLEEMIIARVFQGAGEAFIMATAQTILFAVYPPEKKGIAMGIFGLGVSFAPSIGPTLGGYITEHLDWRWVFFINIPFGIITVLLALFYLPETSYFREKAKLNFISFFFLSSFTISTLIVLSKGQQLGWFMSDTIVYLTVISVFSLLLYILSEIVSKEPLIDFSIFRIKEYFVGISVFFLVLGFSMYQIFYLLPLYFERLKGLSTLDAGIHILGFALFIALFSPIAGILSDKIGERYVLYMAVTLYLFSALFILPSLEYFTPNLQAALLLIPLGISMGMFFAPVTTLALRNLGEKTSLGTGLLHYSSFIGGSFGTAIATNDLYRFGYQHYEGINNMQDTSYVFVFFEKFKALFSQIFDIEKAEKLSQAIIYKTQYLYSMNWSFQDTFFVAGLWGLLGALPVLILVYTDIFRKKRMSYENT; this is encoded by the coding sequence ATGGAACAGCCTCCTATTTATGAGAGGATATCTAACTTTGAGAGAGGGCTTATAACATTTATTGTTATGTCCGGTGCATTTATGGCTATTCTTGACACAACAATAGTTGATATTATAGTCCCAAAGATAACAGCACCTCTCCAGACGGATCTTTACGGTGTCCAGTGGGTTATCACTGCGTATATGATCGCTTCTGCAACAATGCTCATTCTCTCAGGATGGCTTGATAAGAATTTTGAACTGAGGAATGTTTATATAGCAGGTATCACTCTTTTCACTCTCTCATCATTTGCCTGTGGTATATCCACATCACTTGAGGAGATGATAATAGCAAGGGTTTTTCAGGGGGCAGGAGAGGCTTTCATAATGGCTACAGCACAGACAATACTTTTTGCTGTTTACCCACCTGAGAAAAAAGGTATCGCTATGGGTATATTTGGACTTGGTGTAAGCTTTGCACCATCAATAGGTCCAACACTTGGTGGTTACATAACGGAACATTTAGACTGGAGATGGGTTTTTTTCATAAATATACCTTTTGGTATAATTACAGTTCTGCTTGCTCTTTTTTATCTTCCTGAGACTTCTTACTTCAGGGAAAAGGCAAAGCTCAACTTTATCTCATTCTTTTTCCTCTCTTCATTTACCATATCTACGCTTATTGTCCTATCAAAAGGTCAACAGCTTGGATGGTTTATGTCTGACACTATAGTTTATCTGACTGTTATATCTGTATTTTCACTTCTTTTATATATCCTATCCGAGATTGTCTCAAAGGAACCTTTAATTGATTTTTCAATATTCAGGATAAAAGAGTACTTTGTTGGTATATCCGTTTTCTTCCTTGTTCTTGGATTTTCTATGTACCAGATCTTTTATCTTCTTCCACTGTATTTTGAGAGATTAAAAGGACTGTCAACACTTGATGCAGGTATCCATATACTCGGTTTTGCACTTTTTATAGCCCTTTTCTCACCTATAGCAGGTATTCTTTCTGACAAGATCGGTGAAAGGTATGTCCTTTATATGGCTGTTACACTTTACCTTTTCAGCGCACTTTTTATACTGCCATCACTTGAGTATTTCACACCTAATCTTCAGGCAGCTTTACTTCTGATCCCACTTGGGATATCTATGGGGATGTTTTTTGCCCCTGTTACAACACTTGCCCTCAGAAATCTTGGTGAGAAAACATCTTTGGGAACAGGACTTCTCCACTACTCAAGTTTTATAGGTGGTTCGTTTGGGACAGCTATAGCAACAAATGATCTTTACAGGTTTGGATATCAGCATTATGAAGGTATAAACAATATGCAGGATACATCTTATGTTTTTGTATTCTTTGAAAAGTTTAAAGCCCTTTTTTCACAGATATTTGATATTGAAAAGGCTGAGAAATTATCACAGGCAATAATTTACAAAACGCAGTATCTTTATAGTATGAACTGGTCATTTCAGGACACATTTTTTGTTGCTGGATTATGGGGACTTTTAGGTGCTTTACCTGTTCTGATATTGGTCTATACTGATATTTTTAGAAAAAAGAGGATGAGTTATGAAAATACTTAG
- a CDS encoding ATP-binding cassette domain-containing protein — MADLEVINVTVRYRKKIGIKDATFSANDGEIIGLIGADGSGKSSLLHSIAGVIRFEGKIVYKGIVYTSPKEAEPIKKFTGLMPQGIGLVLYPLLTVKEHLEFFTAIRNIKKDEEYYRYRERLLKMAGLYQFQNREAGKLSGGMQQKLSLICTLIHRPKLLILDEPTTGVDPLSRRELWEIIDQIRKKEHIIAVISTGYMQEAEKMDRVLLFEDGKIIAEGTADQLKESVKEYTYVETSCEDECFSFNRKTYSLKPLPVPHEKPDLEAVFFVNTLKKVKRIPEIHIEERETELDIPDIVMEAKGLTKRFGKFTAVDKVSMILKKGEILGLLGPNGAGKTTFIKMLLGLYPIDEGELELLGKKIKSPQDRIQLKSMIGYVSQRFSLYKDMTVRENLLYFANLHKIPPSKSLNRIKRLSESLGFSQYLDYLPTELPIGINQRFSVAAAILHEPVVLFLDEPTSGVDAVARAQFWKLVHQLRDKWGISILVTTHYMSEAEYCDRVVLLRQGKKVVDDTVENLHRKFPEAESFEDIFVRFYR, encoded by the coding sequence ATGGCAGACCTTGAAGTGATTAATGTTACAGTCAGATACAGAAAAAAGATAGGTATAAAGGATGCAACATTCTCAGCAAATGATGGGGAGATAATAGGACTTATAGGTGCTGATGGTTCTGGAAAAAGCTCTCTCTTACACTCAATTGCAGGTGTTATAAGGTTTGAAGGAAAGATAGTTTATAAGGGGATTGTATACACATCTCCTAAGGAAGCTGAACCTATTAAGAAATTTACAGGTCTTATGCCCCAGGGGATAGGTCTTGTGCTCTATCCTTTACTCACTGTAAAGGAGCATCTTGAGTTTTTTACAGCTATAAGGAATATAAAGAAGGATGAGGAGTACTACAGGTACAGGGAAAGACTCCTTAAGATGGCTGGTCTTTACCAGTTCCAGAACAGAGAAGCAGGAAAGCTTAGTGGCGGAATGCAGCAAAAGCTCTCTCTAATATGTACGCTCATACACAGACCCAAGCTCCTTATACTTGATGAGCCTACAACAGGTGTTGATCCTTTAAGCAGGAGGGAGCTGTGGGAGATTATAGACCAGATAAGAAAGAAGGAACATATCATAGCTGTGATAAGTACAGGGTATATGCAGGAAGCTGAAAAGATGGACAGGGTTCTTCTTTTTGAGGATGGAAAGATAATAGCTGAAGGAACCGCCGATCAGCTTAAGGAGTCTGTTAAGGAGTACACATATGTTGAGACTTCCTGTGAGGATGAGTGCTTCAGCTTTAACAGAAAGACATACTCACTCAAGCCTTTACCTGTTCCACATGAAAAACCTGATCTTGAGGCTGTTTTCTTTGTTAACACACTGAAGAAGGTAAAGAGAATACCTGAGATACATATAGAGGAAAGGGAAACAGAGCTTGATATACCGGATATCGTTATGGAGGCGAAAGGTCTGACAAAGAGGTTTGGAAAGTTTACAGCTGTTGATAAGGTCAGTATGATTCTTAAAAAAGGTGAGATACTTGGACTTCTTGGTCCAAATGGAGCTGGAAAGACAACATTTATAAAGATGCTTTTAGGTCTTTACCCCATTGATGAAGGGGAGCTTGAACTTCTTGGAAAGAAGATAAAAAGTCCACAGGACAGAATACAGCTTAAAAGTATGATAGGTTATGTCAGTCAGAGATTTTCACTTTATAAGGATATGACGGTCAGGGAGAATCTACTTTACTTTGCAAATCTCCACAAAATACCCCCATCAAAATCCTTAAACAGGATAAAAAGACTTTCCGAGAGTTTAGGTTTTTCACAGTATCTTGATTATCTACCTACAGAACTTCCCATAGGTATAAACCAGAGATTTTCCGTAGCAGCAGCTATACTTCATGAACCTGTTGTTCTTTTTTTAGACGAGCCTACAAGTGGGGTTGATGCTGTGGCAAGGGCACAGTTCTGGAAGCTTGTACACCAGCTCAGGGACAAATGGGGTATATCAATACTTGTTACAACACACTATATGAGTGAGGCTGAATACTGTGACAGGGTTGTTCTTTTAAGACAGGGTAAGAAGGTCGTTGATGATACCGTTGAAAATCT
- a CDS encoding mechanosensitive ion channel family protein, protein MSWKDFLFPVTELVFVVLIYFLLRRYTPVFTGKIKEIFSVHEERIISLRESIIKLLDISVFVLLFNILLDFPVIGEFLRNYILPILHSNIIDTEAIKLSFYSILKGFITFYILLLITRIIRKIIEIYITYRAKGEDVASTVDILVYHFALVLIFLITLSTMGITWKLLIPIAGALGIGIGFGIQDVVNNFISGFIILISKTVKRGDWITLGDNFGKVVDIGIRTSTLRTLDNIDIIIPNSQLVSNQLINWSYVDPVVRVHIPVGVSYRSDVNLVKETLLEIALDTPFVLESPSPEARFIEFGSSSLNFELLVWINVKKIPIPLAKSELNYRIWSAFKEKGIEIPFPQRDVWFKNELVIKKSE, encoded by the coding sequence GTGAGCTGGAAGGATTTTTTATTTCCTGTTACAGAGCTTGTATTTGTAGTTTTGATCTATTTCCTTCTCAGAAGATACACACCTGTTTTCACAGGTAAGATTAAAGAGATCTTTTCAGTTCATGAGGAGAGGATTATATCCTTAAGGGAGTCTATAATAAAACTTCTTGATATATCTGTTTTTGTTCTTTTATTTAATATTCTTCTTGATTTTCCTGTAATTGGAGAGTTTTTGAGGAATTATATACTTCCAATACTACACTCAAACATAATTGATACAGAGGCTATCAAACTAAGTTTTTACTCAATACTTAAAGGTTTTATAACATTTTACATACTTCTTCTTATAACAAGGATAATAAGAAAGATAATTGAGATATACATAACATACAGGGCAAAAGGTGAGGATGTTGCATCAACCGTTGATATACTTGTTTACCACTTTGCACTTGTCCTTATATTTCTTATAACACTTTCAACTATGGGTATAACATGGAAGCTTCTTATACCGATAGCAGGTGCACTTGGAATAGGGATAGGTTTTGGTATTCAGGATGTTGTGAACAACTTTATAAGCGGTTTTATCATACTTATAAGCAAAACTGTAAAAAGGGGTGACTGGATAACACTTGGTGATAACTTTGGTAAGGTTGTTGATATAGGAATAAGGACATCAACACTCAGAACACTTGATAATATTGATATAATCATACCAAACTCACAGCTTGTATCAAATCAGCTTATTAACTGGTCTTATGTTGATCCCGTTGTGAGGGTTCATATACCTGTTGGTGTTTCTTACAGGTCTGATGTTAACCTTGTTAAAGAGACACTCCTTGAGATCGCATTAGATACGCCATTTGTACTGGAGTCTCCCTCTCCGGAGGCGAGATTTATAGAGTTTGGAAGCAGCTCTCTAAACTTTGAACTTCTTGTCTGGATAAATGTTAAAAAGATACCTATACCCCTTGCAAAAAGCGAGCTGAACTACAGAATATGGTCTGCTTTTAAAGAAAAAGGCATAGAGATACCATTCCCACAGAGGGATGTATGGTTCAAAAATGAGCTTGTTATAAAAAAGAGTGAATAA
- a CDS encoding HlyD family secretion protein, whose translation MKILRQYWIGFLVILLLLTSIYLIYRKLSQKEIPPHLIVGVGRIDGDLISLNTKYAGRVKEIFVEEGKEVKKGEIIAVLSGKEYEAELEAVRYNIKAKEKEIEAKEIELEILKKTLPENVKKARSSLKINLSLLKELEKQIETVKSIVEKDEKDYERFKNLYEKKLIPEDRLEKIKLKLESDRNRLKGFLEKKKQIIQQIDAAKSSLKQAEATVKKIEILEKGISALKIGINALKSREKQLMVILDELKIRSPVDGYIVDKIADKGEVLGEGMVVATVIDPETLYLKIFVDTINNGKIKIGDRALIFLDAYPDRPIEARVVRISQRAEFTPKEVAVKEDRIQRVYAVHIKPLKVEPVLKLGLPAVGVISITGKGLPKSLKELPEI comes from the coding sequence ATGAAAATACTTAGGCAGTACTGGATTGGCTTTCTGGTTATTCTACTACTTCTAACGTCAATCTATCTTATATACAGAAAGCTTTCCCAGAAGGAGATACCGCCTCATCTTATTGTTGGTGTAGGAAGGATTGATGGTGATCTGATAAGTCTGAATACAAAGTATGCAGGAAGGGTAAAGGAGATATTCGTTGAGGAAGGTAAAGAGGTTAAGAAAGGAGAGATAATCGCCGTCCTATCGGGAAAGGAGTATGAAGCTGAGCTTGAGGCTGTGAGGTACAACATAAAAGCTAAGGAAAAAGAGATAGAAGCTAAAGAGATAGAGCTTGAGATACTTAAAAAAACATTACCCGAGAATGTTAAGAAGGCAAGATCATCATTGAAGATAAACCTTTCCCTTCTAAAAGAGCTTGAGAAACAGATAGAGACAGTTAAGAGTATCGTTGAAAAGGATGAGAAAGATTATGAAAGATTTAAAAATCTTTATGAGAAGAAACTTATCCCTGAGGACAGACTTGAAAAGATAAAACTGAAGCTTGAGTCAGACAGAAATAGATTAAAGGGTTTTCTTGAAAAGAAAAAACAGATAATACAGCAGATTGATGCAGCAAAGAGCAGTCTAAAACAGGCTGAGGCTACAGTTAAAAAGATAGAGATACTTGAGAAAGGTATATCTGCACTTAAAATCGGTATCAATGCTTTAAAATCAAGGGAAAAACAGCTGATGGTTATACTTGATGAGCTTAAGATAAGATCTCCCGTAGATGGTTATATCGTTGATAAAATTGCTGATAAAGGTGAGGTTCTGGGAGAAGGGATGGTTGTTGCAACAGTTATTGATCCAGAGACACTGTATCTCAAGATATTTGTTGATACGATTAACAACGGGAAGATAAAAATAGGGGACAGGGCTTTGATATTTTTAGATGCCTATCCTGACAGACCTATTGAGGCAAGGGTTGTGAGAATATCTCAGAGAGCTGAGTTTACCCCTAAAGAGGTTGCTGTAAAAGAGGACAGGATACAGAGAGTTTATGCTGTTCATATAAAGCCTTTAAAGGTAGAGCCTGTTCTTAAGCTCGGTCTTCCTGCTGTTGGTGTTATATCCATAACCGGAAAAGGACTTCCAAAAAGTTTGAAAGAACTGCCGGAGATATAA